One genomic window of Actinoplanes lobatus includes the following:
- a CDS encoding DUF397 domain-containing protein — protein MDLSNARWRTSTRSGANGNCVEVAITDEGVAVRDTKDRSKPAHVFTHAEWAAFVGGVKDGEFDL, from the coding sequence GTGGATCTCTCTAACGCACGCTGGCGTACAAGCACCCGTAGTGGGGCAAACGGCAACTGTGTCGAGGTGGCGATCACCGACGAGGGCGTCGCCGTTCGGGACACCAAAGACCGGAGCAAGCCCGCGCACGTCTTCACTCATGCAGAGTGGGCCGCGTTCGTGGGTGGCGTCAAAGACGGCGAGTTCGATCTCTGA
- a CDS encoding acyl-CoA carboxylase subunit beta, which produces MTTEPDIHTTAGKLADLTRRTEEAVHAGSARAIEKQHARGKKTARERIELLLDKGSFVELDELARHRSTAFGLDRNRPYGDGVVTGHGTIDGRQVCVFSQDFTVFGGSLGEVFGEKIVKVLDLAMKIGCPIIGINDSGGARIQEGVVALGLYADIFFRNVRASGVIPQISLIMGPCAGGAVYSPAITDFTVMVDQTSHMFITGPDVIKTVTGEEVGMEELGGARTHNTRSGNAHYLASDEEDAVEYVRALISYLPSNNLDEPVVYDEPADLELSEQDRALDTLIPDSPNQPYDIKTVIETVVDEFLEVQPLYAQNIVVGFGRVEGRPVGVVANQPMSLAGTLDIAASEKAARFVRTCDAFNIPVLTFVDVPGFLPGTGQEWDGIIRRGAKLIYAYAEATVPKVTVITRKAYGGAYDVMGSKHLGADVNFAWPTAQIAVMGAQGAVNILYRAELAAAEDPVQRRAELIREYEDTLANPYIAAERGYVDAVIQPSQTRTQIVRSLRMLRTKRESLPPKKHGNIPL; this is translated from the coding sequence GTGACGACAGAGCCCGACATCCACACCACCGCCGGTAAGCTCGCCGATCTCACCCGCCGAACCGAGGAGGCCGTGCACGCGGGCTCCGCGCGGGCCATCGAGAAACAGCACGCCCGCGGCAAGAAAACCGCGCGGGAACGCATCGAGCTGCTGCTCGACAAGGGCTCCTTCGTGGAGCTCGACGAGCTGGCCCGGCACCGGTCCACCGCCTTCGGCCTGGACCGCAACCGGCCGTACGGCGACGGCGTGGTCACCGGCCACGGCACCATCGACGGCCGGCAGGTGTGCGTCTTCTCGCAGGACTTCACGGTCTTCGGCGGATCCCTCGGCGAGGTCTTCGGCGAGAAGATCGTCAAGGTCCTCGACCTGGCCATGAAGATCGGCTGCCCGATCATCGGGATCAACGACTCCGGCGGCGCCCGGATCCAGGAGGGCGTGGTCGCGCTCGGCCTCTACGCCGACATCTTCTTCCGCAACGTACGGGCCAGCGGCGTCATCCCGCAGATCTCCCTGATCATGGGCCCCTGCGCGGGCGGCGCCGTCTACTCCCCGGCCATCACCGACTTCACCGTCATGGTCGACCAGACGTCGCACATGTTCATCACCGGCCCGGACGTCATCAAGACGGTCACCGGTGAAGAGGTCGGCATGGAGGAGCTGGGCGGGGCACGTACCCACAACACCCGCAGCGGCAACGCGCACTACCTCGCCAGCGACGAGGAGGACGCGGTCGAGTACGTCCGGGCCCTGATCTCCTACCTGCCCAGCAACAACCTGGACGAGCCGGTGGTCTACGACGAGCCGGCCGACCTGGAGCTGTCCGAGCAGGACCGGGCGCTGGACACCCTCATCCCGGACTCGCCGAACCAGCCGTACGACATCAAGACCGTCATCGAGACCGTGGTCGACGAGTTCCTCGAGGTCCAGCCGCTCTACGCGCAGAACATCGTGGTCGGCTTCGGGCGTGTCGAGGGACGGCCCGTCGGCGTGGTCGCCAACCAGCCGATGAGCCTCGCCGGGACGCTCGACATCGCCGCGTCCGAGAAGGCGGCCCGCTTCGTGCGCACCTGTGACGCGTTCAACATCCCGGTGCTCACGTTCGTGGACGTCCCCGGCTTCCTGCCCGGCACCGGACAGGAGTGGGACGGCATCATCCGGCGCGGGGCGAAACTCATCTACGCGTACGCCGAGGCCACCGTGCCCAAGGTCACCGTGATCACGCGGAAGGCGTACGGCGGGGCGTACGACGTGATGGGGTCCAAGCACCTCGGGGCCGACGTCAACTTCGCCTGGCCGACCGCCCAGATCGCGGTGATGGGCGCCCAGGGCGCGGTCAACATCCTCTACCGGGCGGAACTGGCCGCCGCGGAGGATCCGGTTCAGCGCCGGGCCGAGCTCATCCGGGAGTACGAGGACACGCTCGCCAATCCGTACATCGCCGCCGAACGGGGGTACGTGGACGCGGTCATCCAGCCGTCGCAGACCCGTACCCAGATCGTCCGGTCGCTGCGGATGCTGCGCACCAAGCGGGAGTCCCTGCCGCCCAAAAAGCACGGCAACATCCCGTTGTAG
- a CDS encoding acyl-CoA carboxylase subunit epsilon has translation MNEEPLVSVVRGSLDDHEVAALVAILTSRSTSVNSRTTPQPVSDWIRSAHPAGRPRNWRTSALPR, from the coding sequence ATGAACGAGGAACCGCTGGTCAGCGTCGTAAGAGGAAGCCTAGACGATCATGAGGTGGCGGCGCTGGTCGCCATCCTGACATCTCGATCTACTTCGGTCAATTCTCGTACTACCCCCCAACCCGTCTCAGACTGGATCCGATCAGCGCACCCCGCCGGACGGCCCCGGAACTGGCGCACCTCGGCACTCCCCCGCTGA
- a CDS encoding M50 family metallopeptidase, translated as MLSIDGVTDLWDQLFGAQPDPPGMLVLLTAVAGFLAVAIRPVWRVARNAVTIAHEGGHALFALLTGRKLRGIRLEFDTSGLTLSAGRPTGFGMILTLLGGYIAPSLVGLLGAWLLGGNRITLLLWLAVALLLLMLINIRNLFGVISLLVTGAIVFAVSWYAEPDVQAAFAYAGVWFLLFGGIRPVFELQSLRGRGRMRDSDPDQLARLTHLPALFWVTVFLAVNVAALLAGAFLLAGQWLS; from the coding sequence GTGTTGTCGATCGACGGTGTGACTGACCTGTGGGACCAGCTGTTCGGTGCGCAGCCCGACCCGCCCGGGATGCTGGTGCTGCTCACGGCGGTGGCCGGGTTCCTCGCGGTGGCGATCCGCCCGGTGTGGCGGGTGGCCCGCAACGCCGTCACGATCGCCCACGAGGGCGGGCACGCGCTGTTCGCCCTGTTGACCGGGCGCAAGCTGCGGGGCATCCGGCTGGAGTTCGACACGTCCGGGCTGACCCTGTCGGCGGGCCGCCCGACCGGGTTCGGCATGATCCTCACCCTGCTCGGCGGCTACATCGCGCCGTCGCTGGTGGGCCTGCTGGGCGCCTGGCTGCTCGGTGGCAACCGGATCACGCTGCTGCTCTGGCTCGCGGTGGCCCTGCTGCTGCTCATGCTGATCAACATCAGGAACCTGTTCGGCGTGATCTCGCTGCTGGTGACGGGCGCGATCGTGTTCGCCGTCTCCTGGTACGCCGAACCCGACGTGCAGGCGGCTTTCGCGTACGCCGGGGTGTGGTTCCTGCTCTTCGGCGGGATCCGCCCGGTCTTCGAGCTGCAGAGCCTGCGCGGCCGGGGCCGGATGCGTGACTCCGACCCCGACCAGCTGGCCCGGCTCACCCACCTGCCGGCCCTGTTCTGGGTGACCGTCTTCCTGGCGGTGAACGTGGCGGCCCTGCTGGCCGGCGCTTTCTTGCTCGCCGGCCAGTGGCTGAGCTAG
- a CDS encoding helix-turn-helix domain-containing protein, producing MELQAMAVRRQAPTVARRRLAAQLLALRTSVEGRTRENVSAATGLSTGALHRMETAKTTPQAGTLNHLLDFYGVTDADTRAEMHDLRKRSRQLKWLEAFEGGTLPDTYRTFTSFESDAERISNYESLFVPGLLQTREYAETVIRALLPEATDEEIGPRLEIRMRRQEALTKPRPPALWVILDEAVIRRQVGTPTAHRAQLEHLVAMARRPNITLQVLPFIAGAHAGMPGAFAILEFVEPDPPLVYMENQGGGLFAEADAEVGWYRIGFQRLAAQALNTSDTTTMIQTVAREAT from the coding sequence ATGGAGTTGCAAGCGATGGCTGTGCGCAGACAAGCGCCGACGGTGGCGAGGCGTCGTCTTGCCGCCCAGTTGCTCGCGCTCAGGACGTCCGTGGAGGGCCGAACGCGCGAAAACGTCTCCGCCGCAACGGGCCTGTCGACGGGTGCTCTGCACCGGATGGAGACCGCGAAGACCACGCCGCAGGCCGGAACGCTGAATCATCTACTCGACTTCTACGGCGTCACTGACGCCGACACCCGCGCCGAGATGCACGACTTGCGCAAGAGGTCGCGTCAGCTCAAGTGGCTGGAGGCATTCGAGGGTGGCACGCTGCCCGACACCTACCGAACGTTCACGTCCTTTGAGTCCGACGCCGAGCGGATCTCGAACTACGAAAGCCTGTTCGTGCCTGGCCTGCTCCAGACTCGGGAGTATGCCGAGACTGTGATTCGGGCACTTCTTCCCGAGGCGACGGACGAGGAGATCGGCCCACGGCTGGAGATCAGGATGCGGCGGCAGGAGGCTCTGACGAAGCCTCGGCCTCCGGCGCTCTGGGTGATCCTGGACGAGGCCGTGATCCGTCGACAGGTGGGTACCCCGACAGCGCACCGCGCCCAGCTTGAGCATCTGGTTGCAATGGCACGGCGGCCGAACATCACTCTTCAGGTACTCCCGTTCATCGCTGGAGCGCATGCCGGAATGCCTGGCGCCTTCGCGATCTTGGAGTTCGTAGAGCCCGATCCGCCGCTGGTCTACATGGAAAATCAGGGCGGGGGACTTTTCGCGGAGGCAGACGCCGAGGTTGGTTGGTACCGCATTGGCTTCCAGCGGCTTGCTGCTCAGGCTCTGAACACGAGCGACACCACGACAATGATCCAGACCGTGGCCCGCGAGGCCACATAA
- a CDS encoding acetyl/propionyl/methylcrotonyl-CoA carboxylase subunit alpha — MRKILIANRGEIALRVIRACKDAGLTSVAIYADSDRDAPHARAADEAFALDGETAADTYLRIDKVLEIAARSGADAIHPGYGFLSENAEFAQAVLDAGLIWIGPSPESIRDLGDKVTARHIAQRAGAPLVPGTPDPVADAAEIVAFAQVHGLPVAIKAAFGGGGRGLKVARTIEEIPALFESATREAVAAFGRGECFVERYLDRPRHVEAQVLADMHGNVVVVGTRDCSLQRRHQKLVEEAPAPFLSDDQRREIHESAKAICREAGYHGAGTVEYLVGQDGTISFLEVNTRLQVEHPVSEETTGIDLVREQFRIAAGEPLPFTEDPAPRGHSIEFRINGEDAGRNFLPAPGTVTALTWPSGPGVRVDSGVEQGGVIGGNFDSMLAKIIVTGANRAEALERARRVLDETVIEGIATVLPFHRAVVRDEAFTGEPFTVHTRWIETEWVNEVQPFASPAAPAEEAGERETVVVEVGGRRIEVRLPKTLFSGTGPAAPKRSASRPRGGGAQTRVSGGSLTAPMQGTIVKVAVQNGDEVAEGDTIVVIEAMKMEQPLQAHKAGTVAGLSVEPGATVTAGTVICAID; from the coding sequence GTGCGGAAGATATTGATCGCCAATCGCGGCGAGATCGCCCTCCGGGTAATCCGGGCCTGCAAGGACGCCGGCCTCACTAGCGTCGCCATCTACGCCGACAGCGACCGGGACGCGCCACACGCGCGGGCGGCCGACGAGGCCTTCGCGCTGGACGGTGAGACCGCCGCGGACACCTATCTCCGCATCGACAAGGTTCTGGAGATCGCGGCCCGCAGCGGGGCCGACGCGATCCATCCGGGCTACGGCTTCCTCTCCGAGAACGCCGAGTTCGCGCAGGCCGTACTGGATGCGGGTTTGATCTGGATCGGTCCTTCGCCGGAGTCGATCCGTGACCTGGGTGACAAGGTGACGGCGCGGCACATCGCGCAGCGTGCGGGCGCGCCGCTGGTGCCGGGCACCCCCGATCCGGTCGCGGACGCGGCCGAGATCGTCGCGTTCGCGCAGGTGCACGGCCTGCCGGTGGCGATCAAGGCGGCGTTCGGCGGCGGTGGCCGAGGGCTGAAGGTGGCCCGCACGATCGAGGAGATCCCGGCGCTGTTCGAGAGTGCGACCCGCGAGGCAGTGGCCGCTTTCGGTCGTGGCGAGTGTTTCGTGGAGCGCTACCTGGACCGGCCCCGGCACGTGGAGGCGCAGGTCCTGGCGGACATGCACGGCAATGTGGTGGTGGTCGGCACCCGGGACTGCTCGTTGCAGCGCCGCCACCAGAAGCTGGTCGAGGAGGCGCCGGCGCCGTTCCTGAGCGACGACCAGAGACGAGAGATCCACGAGAGCGCGAAGGCGATCTGCCGGGAGGCCGGCTATCACGGCGCCGGCACGGTGGAGTATCTGGTGGGCCAGGACGGGACGATCTCGTTCCTGGAGGTGAACACGCGTCTCCAGGTGGAGCACCCGGTCAGCGAGGAGACCACCGGCATCGATCTGGTGCGGGAGCAGTTCCGGATCGCGGCGGGCGAGCCGCTGCCGTTCACCGAGGACCCGGCGCCGCGCGGCCATTCGATCGAGTTCCGGATCAACGGGGAGGACGCGGGTCGCAACTTCCTGCCGGCGCCGGGCACGGTCACCGCGCTGACCTGGCCGTCCGGGCCGGGTGTGCGGGTCGATTCGGGGGTCGAGCAGGGCGGTGTGATCGGCGGCAACTTCGACTCGATGCTCGCGAAGATCATCGTGACGGGCGCGAACCGGGCCGAGGCGCTGGAGCGGGCCCGCCGGGTGCTGGACGAGACGGTGATCGAGGGGATCGCCACGGTGCTGCCGTTCCATCGGGCGGTGGTGCGGGACGAGGCGTTCACCGGCGAGCCGTTCACGGTGCACACCCGCTGGATCGAGACCGAGTGGGTCAACGAGGTGCAGCCGTTCGCCTCGCCCGCCGCGCCGGCCGAGGAGGCGGGCGAGCGCGAGACCGTCGTGGTCGAGGTGGGCGGCCGGCGCATCGAGGTGCGGCTTCCCAAGACCCTTTTCTCCGGTACGGGGCCCGCGGCCCCCAAGCGCAGTGCGTCCCGTCCCCGCGGCGGCGGCGCGCAGACCCGGGTCAGTGGCGGCAGTCTGACCGCGCCGATGCAGGGCACCATCGTGAAGGTCGCCGTGCAGAACGGCGACGAGGTGGCCGAGGGCGACACCATCGTGGTGATCGAGGCCATGAAGATGGAGCAGCCGTTGCAGGCGCACAAGGCGGGCACTGTGGCGGGCCTGTCCGTGGAGCCGGGCGCCACGGTGACCGCCGGCACGGTGATCTGCGCGATCGACTAG
- a CDS encoding Maf family protein — MQSVQSVQTDIVYRLVLASASPARRALLTGAGIDAEVVVSGVDESAVEADDAYSTSLALARMKARTVAAVLPADPGALVLGCDSVLAFDGEVLGKPADAEEAAKRWMAMRGRSGVLHTGHHLTGLVSGRQAEAVGTTTVHFADVSDAEIEAYVASGEPLHVAGAFTLDGRGGAFVERIEGDPGNVIGLSLPLLRRLLAEMGVPITSLWRH, encoded by the coding sequence GTGCAGAGCGTGCAGAGCGTCCAGACCGACATCGTGTACCGCCTGGTTCTCGCCTCGGCCAGTCCCGCGCGGCGGGCGCTGTTGACCGGGGCCGGGATCGACGCCGAGGTGGTCGTCAGCGGTGTGGACGAGAGTGCCGTCGAGGCTGACGACGCCTATTCGACGAGTCTCGCCCTGGCGCGGATGAAGGCGCGGACGGTCGCCGCCGTGCTGCCCGCCGATCCGGGGGCTCTGGTGCTCGGGTGTGATTCGGTGCTGGCCTTCGATGGTGAGGTGCTGGGCAAGCCGGCCGACGCCGAGGAGGCGGCCAAGCGCTGGATGGCGATGCGCGGCAGGTCGGGGGTGCTGCACACGGGGCATCACCTGACCGGGCTGGTCAGTGGCCGGCAGGCGGAGGCGGTCGGCACGACGACGGTGCATTTCGCCGATGTGAGCGACGCCGAGATCGAGGCCTATGTCGCGTCGGGTGAGCCGTTGCACGTGGCCGGCGCGTTCACGCTGGACGGGCGGGGCGGGGCTTTCGTGGAGCGGATCGAGGGCGACCCGGGCAACGTGATCGGCCTGTCGTTGCCGCTGCTGCGCCGCCTCCTCGCCGAAATGGGCGTCCCGATCACCTCACTCTGGCGGCACTGA
- a CDS encoding S8 family serine peptidase, giving the protein MNSKKGAAIAVTLGTIAATLYPVTPANADPARDAQWQVSFLKLTQAHQITKGGGVTIAVVDTGVSPHRDLTKNLKEGADTIRGGDGIGQKDENGHGTQMAGLIAGHGHNSDDGILGIAPNASLFPIKAANAEGGGSGLEPGIKRAAEVGADVINVSAGRANSRAMNDAIAATVLADSVVVAAAGNKSDTLRLGYPAAMPEVLAVGAIDEKGNLADFSVTDPKVGICAPGVNVATTTLNNGYGKGSGTSEATAIVSGAAALVRAKFPDLSAAEVIHRLTATADDNGPPGRDDQCGFGVLNVVKALTAEVPPLEGGTAATASAQPSVAAPSVGGSAVPADPENKADPENKAEESNLPVIAGVAGGIAVLGVLLAFLVRRRRKPTA; this is encoded by the coding sequence GTGAATAGCAAGAAAGGAGCGGCAATCGCTGTCACCCTGGGCACTATTGCCGCCACTCTTTACCCCGTCACGCCCGCCAACGCAGATCCAGCTCGGGATGCGCAGTGGCAGGTCAGTTTCCTCAAACTGACCCAAGCTCACCAGATCACCAAAGGCGGCGGCGTAACGATTGCCGTCGTTGACACCGGAGTTTCTCCTCACCGTGACCTAACGAAGAACCTCAAGGAAGGCGCCGACACGATCCGGGGAGGAGATGGCATCGGGCAGAAGGACGAAAATGGCCACGGCACCCAAATGGCGGGATTAATCGCCGGACATGGCCATAATTCAGACGACGGCATCCTTGGCATAGCACCCAACGCGTCACTCTTTCCCATCAAGGCAGCTAACGCCGAGGGCGGCGGATCCGGGCTCGAGCCTGGCATCAAACGGGCAGCCGAAGTGGGCGCCGATGTAATCAACGTCTCAGCCGGTAGAGCAAACTCCCGAGCGATGAATGATGCAATAGCTGCAACTGTTCTCGCAGACTCAGTAGTTGTCGCGGCCGCCGGAAACAAATCCGACACACTACGGCTCGGATATCCTGCCGCAATGCCTGAGGTCCTCGCAGTAGGCGCAATAGATGAAAAAGGAAATCTGGCAGATTTCTCGGTAACCGACCCGAAGGTGGGAATCTGCGCTCCGGGTGTAAATGTAGCGACGACAACCCTCAACAATGGCTACGGCAAGGGGAGCGGGACGTCGGAGGCCACGGCGATTGTTTCGGGGGCGGCTGCTCTGGTGCGGGCGAAGTTCCCCGATCTTTCGGCGGCCGAGGTGATTCACCGGCTCACCGCTACGGCTGACGACAATGGGCCGCCCGGGCGGGATGACCAGTGTGGCTTCGGGGTGCTCAATGTCGTCAAGGCGCTGACCGCCGAGGTTCCGCCGCTTGAGGGGGGCACTGCCGCGACCGCGTCGGCCCAGCCTTCGGTGGCCGCGCCGTCGGTGGGGGGTTCTGCGGTTCCGGCGGATCCGGAGAACAAAGCGGATCCGGAGAACAAAGCGGAGGAATCCAACCTTCCGGTCATCGCCGGTGTCGCGGGTGGGATCGCCGTCCTCGGGGTGCTTCTCGCGTTTCTGGTGCGCCGGCGGCGGAAGCCGACCGCATGA
- a CDS encoding DUF397 domain-containing protein — protein sequence MAWYHPPRGTDPACWSALLVSGDPWPVHVNAATPGELRSAIAAREAEHRPHSPAETAAGDTKERNTSMDLLNDGKPFKSSKSGAAGHCVTVQHLPSGGVAVAHSQDPDGVKIRYTPEEWTAFLEGAKSGEFDLPTV from the coding sequence GTGGCCTGGTATCACCCGCCGCGCGGCACGGATCCGGCCTGCTGGTCGGCCCTGCTGGTCAGCGGTGACCCGTGGCCGGTCCACGTCAACGCTGCGACCCCCGGTGAGCTTCGTTCCGCGATCGCGGCCCGCGAGGCAGAGCACCGGCCCCATTCTCCGGCGGAAACGGCCGCCGGTGACACCAAGGAAAGGAATACCAGCATGGACCTGCTCAACGACGGCAAGCCGTTCAAGTCCTCGAAGTCCGGCGCGGCCGGGCACTGCGTCACGGTGCAGCACCTGCCGTCCGGCGGCGTCGCCGTGGCCCACAGCCAGGACCCGGACGGCGTGAAGATCCGCTACACCCCCGAGGAGTGGACCGCCTTCCTCGAAGGTGCCAAGAGCGGCGAGTTCGACCTGCCGACGGTCTAG